The Novipirellula artificiosorum nucleotide sequence CACCAAGTCGTCATTGCGAAGGGTCACAAGCGGTTGGCCATCGGTGACCGTTTCGCCATCAAGCACATGCACTTGGTCAACGAATCCGTCAAGCGGTGCTCGCACCACCAACGGTGGATCGTACTGAACGATGGCAGGCGTGGTCATTTGCAAATCCGTCGGAATGACGAATGTCAGTGGCAAGATGGCGGCAAACAAGATGCCGAGGCGAAGCAATAGGCGAGTAGGATAGAGATCGCCAGATTGCTTTAGCGATACCAGATGAACACCAAGCCGGTATAGCGGCAGCAGGATGAACGAGATCAAGCCCGCAGCCGCGATCACGAGGCCCGCGCCGTGAAAGAACGCAGCAGCAATGATCAATCCGGATATCGTAACGACCCGATAAGCAGCGGCCGAAAGACCGTAAACTTTCACCCAAGGCGGATTTCCTGCGGGCATCGGAGGAACATGCTGGTTGAGTCCGAGTATGTACCGCCCACCAAAGTATCTCGCATACGATTGGCCGTAGTTGTAGAGATTGTCGACGCCGGTTGCATCGGCCAGCGCGAAGTAGCCATCGAAACGCAACAGCGGATTCAAATTGAACAGCAGCGAAGTCACGGACGCTAGAAGCACGAAATCCGCAGCGACTTGCTTCCATGTCAAGGAATCGATGAATTGCCATGCAATCAAAGCAACCCCAGCAACGAACAGTTCCACGCCAATTCCTGCCAATGTCACATGCAAACGTTTCCAACGCGAATTGAAACGCCATCATGCCTGACTCGATAGACGTTACGTCGGCTTCAGGAATCGCGATCTCAGCGACGAGTTGATCAAGGGGTGCGATCTCGAACAGGTTTTCGCCGATATGCAGCGGGACGCCTTCAGCGCGTTCCAAATCACCGCTGATGACAACGCCTGTGATCGGTGAGCGGATTTCTAGGTTCCGTTTGCGATCCTCGAGCAAATGAATTTCACTTTGCAGTTGAAATAGCTCAAGACGCTCGAACTCGGCCTTGGATCCAACGCCGGATGACAAGGCCGCCGAGCGCCGCTGAGCGGTTTGGTCCATTTTGGCTTGCAGGCTTGCGATCTGTGATTGTAGTTCGCCGCCATCGAGTACCGCCAACAATTGCCCCTCGTCCACTTGATCGCCCGGTCCAACGTATGACTTCAATAGCTTGCCATCGAAAGGAGCAGCAACAAAGCGCCGCAGCGCTGGTTCGCAGGTGACATTGCACTTGACAGAATGTCGCCAAGGGACGAAGCCAATCAACATCAATGCTGCGACGGTTACAAGGTAGAGCTTCGCATTGCGTATGTTTTCAACGGCGAACGGTATCATTCGACCGTACCAACGGACTCGAGATGGCTCGTCATCGAGGTGCTCAGACGCAGCCGGAAAGACGGCGTTGGAAACGGGGGTATCGATCTGCACAAGCGTCCCCTGCTTAGTTGTAGCGTCTGTTCAGCTGATAAGTGTCGCTCGCGATGCCTTTGTTTGATGCATCCACATTCAACAGATGGCACCGAGAACCCGCACTCAGCGACCGATCGAAGTTATCCACATGTACTTTGACAGAATACATGTTGGTCTCGCCATCGGGATAGGGCGACACGTAGTAGGCGGTCCCGTTGGCTCTGCGCCCTTCGTCGACGAACAAGATCGTCGCTTCGTGGTCCAGTACAATTTCATCGCATCGACCCTTGAGGCGTTGCAGAAATCCAAGCAAGAAATCAGCAAGCAAAATGATGAATTAAGGTATTTAGCGACTCGAGACCCGTTGACAGCGTGCTTGAATCGAAGACTGTTTTTTGAGATGTTCGACGAGCAATTCAATCATGCGAAAGCGAATGCTCTTCCGCTTTGTGCAATCATGGTTGACATCGATTACTTCAAAGCAATCAATGATGGTTACGGTCATAGCATGGGGGACGAGGTCCTCCGAGAAGTCGGGAACTTGCTAAACGCTGCGACGCGAGCGGACGATGTGGTCTGTCGCTATGGGGGTGGAGAATTCAGCCTGCTGATGCCAGCTGTAACGGCACTCTTGTCAGCACTGTCGTACCGCGACAATCAAACGGGTCAGCATTCGACCCGTGTTTCCAACTATGCAGCACTTCTTGCACAACGAGTATTGAGTCCACGAGATGTGTATGTGGTCGAAATGGCAGCGTTATTGCATGACATTGGCAAGATCGGTGTGCCCGATGCCATACTATTGAAACCGGGACCGTTGACGAAGGACGAATGGGTGCAAATGGAACGTCACGATCGCATTGGAATCGAGATCATCAGCAAGTCGTTCAAGCACCCCGGGTTGACGGACATTGTCAAGCATCACCATGCGCGATACGACGGAACCAACGGAAGTGAGAACGAACCTGTTGGCTCGGAGATCCCAGTGGGTGCCCGAATCTTGACGATCGTCGATGCATTTGATGCGATGGTATCGGATCGGCCTTATCGAAAAGGGATGCCGGTAGCGGACGCCGTCAGCGAACTACGCCGTTGTGCCGGCTCGCAGTTTGATCCTGAATTGGTCGAGCACTTTATCGACGTCATCGCAAATCTGGGGTCTGTTCTTCCCGAAAATCAGGGCGAGACGATTTCCAATGACTTGGTACTGAACATTGGCGAGCAGGTTGAGCGGCTTGTTGACGCCGCGGATGCCGGCGATAGCACGACCTTCGCAGCCATTGCGGAGCGACTACGAATGACTGCGGAGAAATCCAACGTGCCATCACTTGCCAGCGCTGCATCGCGTGCCATCGAGGTTGTCAGTGAAGAAGTTCAGCTCGAGCAATTGATTGAGCAATCGTTCGAGCTTCTAGCTGTCTGTCGGTCCATGCGAAGCAACCTCGCGTCGACCGAGGAAGAGCTGGTTGATTCACGCATGACTTGACATTGGGGCGAATCCAGGCACTAGCAGTGACCATCGAAGATGGTTCGTTCGCCTTTTTTTGACCCCGCGCGATCAGATTTCACCAAGACTGCGCAATGCAACGGCATCGTCGCTGTCTTCTATCTCCGAAATGAGCGAGCGAAGTTGGTCAATCTGGGGTTGCAGCCCTTTGGCCTCCGTGTGGGCAAGCAAGTCCCTTTCCAATTGTCGGAGTTGAGGCAAGTTCGGCTTGGCGGCGCCACCGTAGATTGCCAGCGTTTTGAGGCAACGTGAAATTCGATCACGCTTACCCCACTTGTCGATCTCCATGATCTCGATGCAAAGCGGGATGCCTTCCTTGATACGGTGTTTGGCCAACAGGTCGATTCCGGCCAAACGGACTCCACTTGCGAACATGATTCCACTCGGGGCGGGTGTGACGATCGCCTCGTGGATGGCGGGCAACAGCGGCTTGATTTCTTCGTAGGTCAACTGTTGATAGATTCCGCCGACCGTCCCGCGAGCTCGCCCATCTTGGTTGTTCAATCCGGCCGCCACCGCTTGGCGAAGCAGTTGGCGATCGACGTCGTCGAGGGACCGTTTCAACATTTGCCCAAAGACAGCGAAGCAGAGGTAACGCTGCTCCATCCCACGCGGGTCGTTCTCGGAGGGGCCTTGTGCCAGCATCGTGAGCAGTTCTGGCACCGCCGACATGGCTGGCTTGCCGATTGCGGCCAAAGCATCTGCGGCCTTCACTCTCAGCCAGAGATCATCATGCTTCAGGGCCTTCCTCAGGGCCGGTACGGCAGCAGCAGTTGCGCCCTTGAGCGTCAAGATGGCCTCACAGGCGCCGTAGCGTGCTTCGAGTCGCGGTGATTCCAGTAGCGAAAGGACCGAGTCGATTGAGATCGCTCGGCGCCGAGCCAATGCCTTCGCAGCCCGCTCACGCACTACTGGCGACCAGCTTTCCAGACGCTCGATGAGCTCGTTTTCATCCAGCTTGTCATAGTAACTGTTGCGGTCTTTATTCGTCCAGCCACACCCGTCTTGAATCAGCGCTTGAGCGGCTGTGGCATCAAGATGGGGAACGGTCGACGACCCTTTGCCGGTCAGACAGATCTTCTTCAGCGGCATCGCATAGGCCAGCAGATAGCCGCCGGTACAATCCCAACCTGGGTACTTGTCGTTTTTCGATTGAGGTGGACCTTGGTGCAGAAAGGTTCCATCCCAGCGTCGTGCAAGATCAAAATACCAAGCACCAAATTCCTGCATCCATGCCCCCGTGGCATGGGGGCCGGATTGGGAGACGCCAGGAATCGACCACAGGATGTTGAAGAAGTTGCCGGTGTGTCCACCGTCACGCTCGGCACCGTAGGAGGCGACACACATCCGCGAGAAGAATTCGCCTCCTTGAGGATTATCGAGAAGGCTAAACATAACCGAGGCCATCCCGCATTTTCCGTTGTCCTCGTGGGTTTGTGTCCAAGGGTGATGATCGCCGTAGGGGACCGCTCCTTTGCCGATGTAGAACCGCATCAATCGCGCGCTCTTTTCAATCGCCTCGCTCACTTCCGGATCGTCGACCCCGGCCTCGCGTGCCAGGATCATCCCAATCGTCAGCGGCAGGCCGGGGGCATTCATCATACCGTAGCCCAGAAGACGTCCGTCGGGTCCAGCAAACTTGTGCCCCCATGAACCAACGATGCTTTGCCCCTCAGCAGCTTCCAACGCCAGACGCCGCAAGCCAGGCATGACCGACTCGTCGCCGGTAACCATCTTGTACTCGGACAGCAGCATGATGACGTAGCCGTAATACCAAGTCTGAAAACTATCGGCCGAGTAGTCTGCCGCCCACTCGGCCTCTTTCTTCACGATTGGCAGATATTCAGATTTGCCGCTGGCCAGCAGTGCCAACGCGTTCAAGCAACGCGTGATCGGATCCTGCCGATACGCGGGGCCTGCGATACGCTGGGCCAATACCTGGCAACCTTGCTCAAAAATCCGCTTTGACTTTGGACAGTCGTACGGCGCCATGGGGCTGTAGGAACCCAAGACCGAAAGCTTGACGATAACGTTCTCTGTCGTGCCCGTTCGCCAACGAATCAACGACAGATTTCCCTTACCGGTCTCCGATTCCGCCATCGTCAACGCCTTGCCCAATTCGGTGCGAGGGTCGTAGGAAAACGGCTTACCGCTCACGCCAAGAATCACATCACCCACCGCGAGGATTCCATCGGCGGGCGATCCTTTCTCCACTTTGGTGATCGCGATTTGCCGCGCGTCGGTGGTGACAAGCTTGTCACTAAACATCCAGCCTCGGGCACCGGTAGCTCCCAAGTTCCAGTCGTGATTGGCGCCGGCGGGGATCTTCTCACCTTCAGTGAAGTCCGGGTTAGTCATGGTGGAACCAGGCCCAGCGGCAAACGTCGGTGTCACGTCAAAGAGGCAAATTGCCATCGCAGCAAAGGAAAGGGCAACGTGTTTTAAGTTCATGGCGGGAGCTCTTCGTTTGTTTAAGGGAGACAATTTTAGTCGCTTTTCGCGGGGCACATGAGAAAAACAACTCTGGTATCTGAGAAGTGGCGTAAGCTTTCAGCTAGCGATATCGGTAATGCATGCTGGAAGCTGGCGCCACCTATTCTTCTTACGTCCCTCGCGGCCTGAGTACACCAAACAACCCCTCCCGCTGCGCGGGCAGGGGTGGTTGGATACCTAAACATTGTGTTAGTCATAACTTAAAAACCGGACGACCTGTTTGGGAGGGGGAGGGGTTGGCCGGCGTGAAGCTACTCGCAAGGCCATGCGAAAAACGACCAACATCGATTCACAACCTCGTGGACGGTCAGCATTAAATTTTAGGGTAGTGGATTTCGCCAGAAATCCGTAACTCAATTGTTCTTAGGGACTTCTGGCGAAGTCCACTACGTCCCAACTCGCAGTTTTAACCTTGACGGTCCACTAAGAGCGAAAGTCGTACCTCTTTCAATTGTTTCGCTGCTGGTCCTTAGCGGGGTATTAAAGTGATTTCCAAAGACTTCGTCGTTTCGTGCTGGATCCACACGATCAAATCGGAGTTTTCCAATCCGTGGCGGTGCCCGATTCGGAAGTTTGGGCCTTGAGATACTTCTTTGCCATTGATTTTGAGCGTCGCTTCGGAAGTACCCCAACCTTGAATCACCAAAGCGGGATTGTAAATGGGGCTGTTGTCGTCGGCGGCAAACCTGATCTTTAACTCGTCGGCCTTGTCGCCGGTACGAGAGAGCACGAAGGCTCGTTGGCCACGGTCGTAGCCAAGATCTTCAGCACCTTGGCTTAAACTCAAATGCGGCGGATGGTTCCAGCTCTTTGCCAAAGTAACGAGCTTCTTCATCGGCAGGTCGGTCATGCCATAGATGCCGTTCCACCAACTACGTCCCCCTTCTTCGTGGACCGGTGGTGAGGAGATGGGAAAGCCGAGGAAGTGCGTTGGACGGTCCGCCGCTTGGACGGTGCGACCGTCACAACGAGCTTGGCCCACAGGCCAGTGGTTGCAGGCGCCGGGCCGATCGAAGCCGCTAATGTCGCGGTCTTTGACGTACTGCATGCGGTTGCCTGTTTCGTAAATGATGACCGGGTCATGCGGCGAACGGAAGTTGTAACGCTGGATGGTCAACTCATCCGGCACGTTGTCCAATTGCTTGGCAGGATTCTCGACGAAGCGAAGCGTCAGTTCTTCGCCACGCATATTGGCTACGGTGCAGAATTCCTTCTCGACCACATCGTTGTTGTATTGGTCGGGGTTCGTGAACGGCAGCGATTCCTGAAACTGCCGCGGGTTGCCAAGTGTTCCCGTCATCCATGTCGGTTTTCGCACCCCGATGGCGTCCGGGTAAATCGTATAGTATTCGTCGACCCAGCAGGCGCGACCGGTCTTTTCATCAACGTTCCAAAGATTGTCCTTTGAACTGACGGGAGCGTAGCGCCAATGGACGACGGTGCGAGCGTCGTTACTTTCGATAATACGCACGTGGCTGTAGCGGCAGAGACGATCCTGCATGTGCTCGAAGCAGCCATCGGTATCCGCATCGCCGGTTTTCCAGGCCTCGACACTTTGATCGGCCATCCATTGGTCATCGTTGGTTACCCAAGCAGGCGAATAGCGACTGCCGCGCCAAAAGACGACGCGGACCGGCGTCTGATCAAAGCGCACGAGCACGTCCGGATGATCATCGACCCGCCACAGAGCATCCCACTGTTCGTAGTACTTCAAGTTGCAATAGACGGCGCCGAATCGCCCAGGCCCCTTGGGACCGGAGGGCATCCGCCGTGGTTGGATTTCACAGCCGGCTACCGGTTTGGCACTTTCAAATGCCCTGGCGAGGTCGGAGGGAGAGAGTGCCCGGTTGTGGATCTTCAATTCGTCAATCGCCCCGTCGAGGCACCAGAACGACGCGACCGTGCCATGTTCGCGGTGGATGTTCGATGGTTTCATCAGCATGTGGTTGGCACCGATGCGGAGGTCGGTATTGGGAGCGAAATTTGCTTGCCCCTGTATTTCAAGCGAGCCTACGATTTCCCCGTTGGCATAAAGTGTGATTCCCTTGTCGGGGTGAAAGGTTGCGGCGATCGAGATCCACTGGCGAAGTGGCAGGACCCAATCTTCGCTTGCGCAACTTTGCCATTCACCATCGACGGCCACTTGCAACCGAATTTGGCCGCGCGGCCCCACGCTCAGTGCATAGCCCGCCTGTTCGTCGCGCTGTTGCGTGACGATGGGGCACCAGTTCCAGGGATAGGCGCCTTGGGCAACCCACGCCTCGACCGAGAAGTCGCCACTGAGACGTGGCGCATCGGCGGATGCCCGATCAATCACCGTGGTGAATCCGTCGAATTGCAACGCTTTGCCCACGGCGCCACCGATAAGCTTGTGATTTCCTTCAACGTGGTCCTCCCGATCCGCCGAACGATCTGCGACGACGTTCTTTTCAATCGAGTCGAACGACCACCAAGCCGATGGATCTTCGGACGCAACAACGCTGGTGGTTAAGATCCATGGAAGGCAAAGGGAGACTGCAACGTGGGGGAGCAGATTCATTCGATAGGTCCTTGTTGGAGATGTCATCGTTGGAGGGCCGTGTAGTTTTGTCTCACCCAAGCTCTGGGTGGGGCGCGAAGCGAACTCACGCGGAGAGGGTTGATTCGGAGGATAAATGGCGATTGCCCTGCGGCGATTTCATTTCGGAAGCATTTAGATACACGAGATCACACGCACCAAGGCTATACGATTTCAGGTGCCTGCTCGGCGACGTACTCAACCAGGGCTTTCATGTCGGTGTTCTTGTCGCCGATGAAGACGGTATCGCCGGTCACGATGACGGTTAGGTTTTCCGCCGCGACCACCACATGCCGTTGCGAGTCGGCCAAAATGTGGTTCCCCGTTCCTTGTACAACGACTTTGCCAAAGGTGACATTGCCGTCCTGCGGTGAACCGATCCTATTTGCCAATGCAGCATGCGTTCCCATGTCTTCCCAGCTGCAGGGAAGAAGAATGCTACATGCTTTGTCTGTTTTTTGCATGATCTTGTAATCGATCGAACCGGTCGGCATCTGGGGAAACAACTCATGGAGAACTTGATCACGCTGGGGCGTTTCCCATGCATCGCCGATTCGCTCAAGCAAAGGAGCTGCTTCCGGCAAGTGAGTGCTGATCTCCTGCAGAATCGTTTCCGCCTTCCAGGCAAATTGTCCAGAATTCCAGCAGTATCCCCCTTCGTTGATGTAGCGCTCCGCGATCTCCAACTCCGGCTTTTCCGTGAAGGCCGCGATCTGTCGCACCTCACAACCTGGAAAGCCAACGGCGTCACCCAGCTTCTGCCAGCCGACGAGCGTACTGGGCGAGACGGCCTTTACGCCGAAAGCGATCAGTCGGTCGGGATGCAATTCAAGAAAATCAGCTGCGTCGGCAATGGCGGTGTTGAACTGGTCGGCAGGTTCGATGATTTGATCCGCAGTGAGCACGACCATCGTCGCCCTGGGGCACCGGGTTTTCAGCACGGTCGCTGCTAAACCAATCGCGCTGGCCGTGTCGCGCAGGCAGGGCTCGTAAACGAAGTTCTGTGCAGGAATTTGAGGAAGCGTCTCTTGGGCGATTGCCTTGTACTTGGTACTCGTCAGAATCAGAATACGGTCGTTGGGTAGGTGATCACGGAGCTTGTCCACCGTCAGTTCGATCAGTGACCGACCGCCGAACAGTTTAAGAAAGTGCTTGGGCTTGTCCTTGCTGCTCAAGGGCCAAAGGCGTGTTCCCGCCCCGCCAGCCATTACCACTGCATAGCAATTCTCGTTCAGCATGTTGGTCTTCTATTCCAGGTTGACTTTGACTTGGAAGCCGCCTTCAACCGGCTCGGAAGAAGCGACGTAGATGTAACCCACGCCGCACCCCGAAGGCATCGCGCCAGAGTACTTCTTCTGGTAGTAACGCAGTTTCTTCATCACTGGCACATCGATGGTTGGGTGCTCGAAGATGGCGGGTAGCATTTTCCGCCAGGCGTAGGAGCAGAGATTGAAAGAAGCTCCCAACGCGTCCACATCCCGATTCTTGATCGCGGTGAAGCAGTCCTGTCCGGACTGTCCGAGTTGCTGGACGACCTTCTTGGTAGCGAACCGACCGCTGTCAAAGGGATTGTATCCCTCGGGGCGAGGTCCGACACAATCGACGATCCAGAAGTTGTTCTCGAACCACTTGGCGGTACGCTGATTGACAATCGATGTTACCGTCTTGGGCAGGACGCCGTTGTGATGGCGAAAATCATAGTGAAGCAGCGTGACTCCCGGATAGACGGAACCCCATGCGTCTTGGGAACCGCCAATGGGCACCTTCGTCGCATTCTCCCAGTAGTACAGGTCGCTTGCCAGCTGATACTTGTCGATATCCTCGGGGATACCGCCCGGGTACTTGTCCACGAGAATCTGTCGGGTGCTCGAGCAGATTCCGCATCGATCGTGAAAGGTGAGATTCGGCTGAATCTGGACAACCACGACGTACCCGTCCGCCAGAAAGTTGACGAAATTGTGGTCGCCCCACCCGCCGGCAAGCGCGACTCGGTAAGGCAGGGTGGTTGCCGATTTCTTACGTGGCTGTTTTTCCATCAAAGTGCTCCGTCGATCGTTCAATGGCTAGCGAAGTAGTGTGTAGAGAACGCCCATGATGAGGATCAAGACAGCCGCCATGACACGAGGGTCGGTGATGGTGCCTTCCATCTTTCCGCGAAGAGCGTCGAGTGGCCGAGTCCAACAACAGTTGTCGATCTGCTCTTGGGCCGGAGCGGGGGTCATCAGACTCACAGCCACGTAGACCGCGCTGGAGATTAGGAACAGATACCAGCCAACCTGCATGAACGGGATACCCACCACTTTCGCAATGATCTGTTTGTCACCGACCAGCGGGATATCGATCGCCAGGTAGACGAGTCCGAGCACCAGGTTGAAGAGCAATGCCGCCATCGCACCCTGCTTGTTACCGCGCGGCCAGAACACTCCCAACAGGAAGATGGTGGTGATCCCCGGCGCAAAGGCCATCGGTATCTTGTTGATGGCTTCGAAGATACTGTCGAACTTTCCTCCTTGCGTCGACCAGAGCATCGCCAGCACAACGACGACACCTGCTGTGATCCGACCGATCAAGACCAGGGATGCATCGGAGGTGTTGGGCCGCAAGCGTTTGACGATATCCTCGGCCGTAAGCGTGGCCGTACTGTTGAGCGCGGCCTCAATCGTGCTCATCAGAGCCGCCAGCAGCCCAGCCGCCATCAAACCCCGAACGCCGACCGGAAGTAACTCTTTCATCATGA carries:
- a CDS encoding DUF6288 domain-containing protein, encoding MNLKHVALSFAAMAICLFDVTPTFAAGPGSTMTNPDFTEGEKIPAGANHDWNLGATGARGWMFSDKLVTTDARQIAITKVEKGSPADGILAVGDVILGVSGKPFSYDPRTELGKALTMAESETGKGNLSLIRWRTGTTENVIVKLSVLGSYSPMAPYDCPKSKRIFEQGCQVLAQRIAGPAYRQDPITRCLNALALLASGKSEYLPIVKKEAEWAADYSADSFQTWYYGYVIMLLSEYKMVTGDESVMPGLRRLALEAAEGQSIVGSWGHKFAGPDGRLLGYGMMNAPGLPLTIGMILAREAGVDDPEVSEAIEKSARLMRFYIGKGAVPYGDHHPWTQTHEDNGKCGMASVMFSLLDNPQGGEFFSRMCVASYGAERDGGHTGNFFNILWSIPGVSQSGPHATGAWMQEFGAWYFDLARRWDGTFLHQGPPQSKNDKYPGWDCTGGYLLAYAMPLKKICLTGKGSSTVPHLDATAAQALIQDGCGWTNKDRNSYYDKLDENELIERLESWSPVVRERAAKALARRRAISIDSVLSLLESPRLEARYGACEAILTLKGATAAAVPALRKALKHDDLWLRVKAADALAAIGKPAMSAVPELLTMLAQGPSENDPRGMEQRYLCFAVFGQMLKRSLDDVDRQLLRQAVAAGLNNQDGRARGTVGGIYQQLTYEEIKPLLPAIHEAIVTPAPSGIMFASGVRLAGIDLLAKHRIKEGIPLCIEIMEIDKWGKRDRISRCLKTLAIYGGAAKPNLPQLRQLERDLLAHTEAKGLQPQIDQLRSLISEIEDSDDAVALRSLGEI
- a CDS encoding efflux RND transporter periplasmic adaptor subunit, whose product is MELFVAGVALIAWQFIDSLTWKQVAADFVLLASVTSLLFNLNPLLRFDGYFALADATGVDNLYNYGQSYARYFGGRYILGLNQHVPPMPAGNPPWVKVYGLSAAAYRVVTISGLIIAAAFFHGAGLVIAAAGLISFILLPLYRLGVHLVSLKQSGDLYPTRLLLRLGILFAAILPLTFVIPTDLQMTTPAIVQYDPPLVVRAPLDGFVDQVHVLDGETVTDGQPLVTLRNDDLVQSLGLLQKEIAQMELAVRSARWNGDTSLLGDSQSQLIGLREQVEAKQQELDSLVVRAPGGGRVVARQLAWQLGCYVHQGDELGAIGVEQQKRLKISLSQREASRHEGLSTNPVLVVMAGQPSWMAQISHVESRASVSIPDESLIAINGGNLPVLKTETEELLLSEPRINAFISLTAEQSQVLRCGQRAFVRIKHRHATLGSQFWNYLSGLIVFH
- a CDS encoding bifunctional diguanylate cyclase/phosphohydrolase, encoding MVQYNFIASTLEALQKSKQEISKQNDELRYLATRDPLTACLNRRLFFEMFDEQFNHAKANALPLCAIMVDIDYFKAINDGYGHSMGDEVLREVGNLLNAATRADDVVCRYGGGEFSLLMPAVTALLSALSYRDNQTGQHSTRVSNYAALLAQRVLSPRDVYVVEMAALLHDIGKIGVPDAILLKPGPLTKDEWVQMERHDRIGIEIISKSFKHPGLTDIVKHHHARYDGTNGSENEPVGSEIPVGARILTIVDAFDAMVSDRPYRKGMPVADAVSELRRCAGSQFDPELVEHFIDVIANLGSVLPENQGETISNDLVLNIGEQVERLVDAADAGDSTTFAAIAERLRMTAEKSNVPSLASAASRAIEVVSEEVQLEQLIEQSFELLAVCRSMRSNLASTEEELVDSRMT
- a CDS encoding LamG domain-containing protein, which codes for MNLLPHVAVSLCLPWILTTSVVASEDPSAWWSFDSIEKNVVADRSADREDHVEGNHKLIGGAVGKALQFDGFTTVIDRASADAPRLSGDFSVEAWVAQGAYPWNWCPIVTQQRDEQAGYALSVGPRGQIRLQVAVDGEWQSCASEDWVLPLRQWISIAATFHPDKGITLYANGEIVGSLEIQGQANFAPNTDLRIGANHMLMKPSNIHREHGTVASFWCLDGAIDELKIHNRALSPSDLARAFESAKPVAGCEIQPRRMPSGPKGPGRFGAVYCNLKYYEQWDALWRVDDHPDVLVRFDQTPVRVVFWRGSRYSPAWVTNDDQWMADQSVEAWKTGDADTDGCFEHMQDRLCRYSHVRIIESNDARTVVHWRYAPVSSKDNLWNVDEKTGRACWVDEYYTIYPDAIGVRKPTWMTGTLGNPRQFQESLPFTNPDQYNNDVVEKEFCTVANMRGEELTLRFVENPAKQLDNVPDELTIQRYNFRSPHDPVIIYETGNRMQYVKDRDISGFDRPGACNHWPVGQARCDGRTVQAADRPTHFLGFPISSPPVHEEGGRSWWNGIYGMTDLPMKKLVTLAKSWNHPPHLSLSQGAEDLGYDRGQRAFVLSRTGDKADELKIRFAADDNSPIYNPALVIQGWGTSEATLKINGKEVSQGPNFRIGHRHGLENSDLIVWIQHETTKSLEITLIPR
- a CDS encoding mannose-1-phosphate guanylyltransferase, with translation MLNENCYAVVMAGGAGTRLWPLSSKDKPKHFLKLFGGRSLIELTVDKLRDHLPNDRILILTSTKYKAIAQETLPQIPAQNFVYEPCLRDTASAIGLAATVLKTRCPRATMVVLTADQIIEPADQFNTAIADAADFLELHPDRLIAFGVKAVSPSTLVGWQKLGDAVGFPGCEVRQIAAFTEKPELEIAERYINEGGYCWNSGQFAWKAETILQEISTHLPEAAPLLERIGDAWETPQRDQVLHELFPQMPTGSIDYKIMQKTDKACSILLPCSWEDMGTHAALANRIGSPQDGNVTFGKVVVQGTGNHILADSQRHVVVAAENLTVIVTGDTVFIGDKNTDMKALVEYVAEQAPEIV